The Melanotaenia boesemani isolate fMelBoe1 chromosome 17, fMelBoe1.pri, whole genome shotgun sequence genome segment CTCAGCGGCGGTGGAATGTGCAGTCATCGGAGAAGAAGAGGCAGAGGTCACAGTGGGGGCGtttgatgtaaatgtaaacagtcatGCACGTGTGCAAGTTTGCACCGCGTGTTGCATATTAGCCGCAAGTATGCGGCAACCCGACCTGTTCGGATGAAGGCCATCTCCACAAAACAGTGAGGCACGgttccaaaataaattaaaattgtcaataaaactaACATTATGGGAGCTGAAGATTGAGTGGAGCCAAGTATTAAGTCCAAGTATTCTGCTGAACCGGCCAGCGCCGCGGGACAACGTGGGAATGGGGCCTGAAATGAAGACACTCAGTCTTACAGAGTCGAGGAAAGTGAGAAGCtcaatgaagtgttttttaGTGATTTCTGAATGCTCGTGTGCTGTATCATTAGTCCCCACGTGAATTATGAGCCTGTGGACTGTGACAGGAGCTGACTGCAGGATGACCGGGAGTTTACTTAAAATATCGGAGACTGAAGCACCAGGAAAACAGTGTGTAACTGCATTGAAAAATCGGATGTGTTTTATGATTGAATCTCCAACTATCACCGTAGTAGGAGAGAAGAGTGGCCTTGGTGGGGACGAATGTAGGATGTCCTGGGGTTGTGAAGATATTTCAACTGGATTGTATTTTCTCATGTCGGAGACAGGCTGTGGGACAACAGACTCGAGCCCCGCGCATTGCGTTGCCAGAGGTGGTgtggaagaaggaaaaacaccCCCGGAGCGCCGGAGCACAGCCTCCTTGAGGAGCCTGCGGCGGCGGGAGGCCGAAGACATAGGCCGGGATGTGGAACGCTGAGGGATCCGGTGGTGTTCGGACACTGGGCCAGGAGATGGACGAGTCTCGGGCTCCACCAGAACTGGAGCAGCATCAGCCAGCCCATCACACAGCAAAGCAGCACAATCTGGGGTACTCCTCCGGAGCGCAGGGAAGTCAAGAGAGGACTCCAGGTCTGGAGGGACCTGTGCCGTTCTGCTAGTACGAAGGGGCGCTGGGGAGTCGATAGCCAGGGCCGCGTATCTGTTCGACAGGCTCAGGGGCGGCGATCGGGACGTATTTTCTGATATCCTCTTTGGACTGCGGACAAATACCTCTTCATCTGATATCAACCCTGGCCTGGGAGTTGAACAGAAAGAGGGCCGTGGGCAGATGGATGGATCCCACGGAGCAGTGTCCTGAAGAGCAGCGCTGAGTGAGGCAAGACGCTTGGATTGTCCACAGGCCACGTCCATAAGTTTGTGGAGGagtgcttcttttttcttcagctcAGCTTTGAGACGCCGATTGTCCTCCTCAAGGTCAGTAATAATACCAGCAGCTTTTTTAAGAAGTTCTGTATCATTGGTACTGTTATTTGTAGCATTTACTTTGCATGATGTGCTGAGACCAAGTGACACGTCTGAGCTGGGTGACGCCATTTTCTGTGGGTTTGGTGACTGAATTGCAGGAATTAAAGTTTATCTTCACAACTGCCAGGGCTGTACATATAAtcctggtctctacagaaagccgagacatgtgagattatacagaagtgtcagaatcaagatatttgttactgtgtcagagttcacctggaacacagtagaacatGGAAATGTTATCTCCTCTTTGTCCACTGGTGTGAGACCCATGCTCTGCAAATCAGCACCAACAAGACAAAGAAGATGGTCATAGACTTCAGGAGGAAGTCTCCCCCTaccacaccggtgaacatccatgGAAAAGACATTGAGAAAGTGGACTCTAACAAATACCTGGGTGtccacctcaacaataaactggtCTGGACCACAAACAGACGTCCGTAGAGTCGACTCCATGTGCTGAGGAGACCGAGCTAATTCGGAATCTGCAGGACTCTGTGAAAGACATTTTATGATACCGTCATGTTATCCACCCTCTTCTAGGCAGTCGTCCCACAGGGACAGGAACAGGACTGAAAAACTGGTCCGGAGATCAGGCTCTGTACTGGGGTTTCTGGAGCCTGTGGTGGCGGTGGGCGAGAGGACCATATCAGCAAAGCTGGCATCCATCATGAACAGCCACCATCACCCTCTGCATGAGATGGTGGGTtccctgagcagctccttcagttaGAGACTACATCATCCTGGCTGCAGGAAGGAGCGTTTCTTAGATCCTTCATTCCGACAGCAGTTAGATTCTATAATGCATCATTATGTCGTGAGTCAGTTGGACACATTACCTGCACTGTCACCActtcacgcacacacatgtGGAGACATATAcaaatatgtgtatatgtatacatgtatatgtgtatgaatgtgtatggATGTGTATATGTAGATATGtctatatgtgtatgtgtgtatatgtgtattaTGTACTTCCATATACATAGATGGATATTACCTAAATGCATATTTCCAtaaggattgagtaaagtaCTCCTAGAAAGCAAGAgcagtaatcctaggaattagtaaagttgTCCTGAgagtgagtaaagtagtcctagaaattaGTAAACTAGTCCTAGGAGTAAGTAAACTggtcctaggagtgagtaaactAGTCCTAAGAGTGAGTAAACTAGTTCTCGGAGTGAGTTAAGTAATTCTAGTAATAAGTAAACTAGTCCTAGAGGTGAGTAAAGTAACcataggagtgagtaaagttgttctaggagtgagtaaagtaatcctagaagcGAGTAAACTAGTCCTAGGAGTGAGGaaagtagtcctaggagtgagtaaactagtcctaggagtgagtaaagtgatcataggaatgagtaaactaGTCCAAGGATTGAGAAAACtagtcctaggagtgagtgaAATAATCATAGAGTGAGTGAAATAATCCTAAGAGTGAGTGAACTAGTTCTCAGAGTGAGTTAAGTGactctaggagtgagtaaactagtcctaggagtgagtaaaataatcctaggagtGATTAAACTAGTCCTAgaagtgagtaaagtaatccttggagtGAGTAAACTAGTCCTAAGAGTGAGTAAACTAGTTCTCGGAgtgagaaaagtaatcctaggaatgagtaaactaGTCCAAGGATTGAGAAAACTAGTCTTAGAAGTGAGTGAAATAATCCTAGAGTGAGTAAACTAGTCCTAAGAGTGAGTAAACTAATTCTCGGAGTAAGTTAAGTAATTCTAGGAGTGAGCAAACTAGTCCTAGGAgtgactaaagtaatcctaggagttGGTAAAGTtgtcctaggagtgagtaaagtaatcctaggattgAGAAAACTAGTCCTAAGAGTGAGTAAACTAGTTCTCAGAGTGAGTTAAGTAATTCTAGTAATAAGTAAACTAGTCCTAGAGgtgagtaaagtaaccctaagAGTGAGTAAAGTtgtcctaggagtgagtaaagtaatcctaggagtgagtaaactagtcctaggaatgagtaaactaGTCCAAGGATTGAGAAAACtagtcctaggagtgagtgaAATAATCCTAGAGTGAGTAAACTAGTCCTAAGAGTGAGTAAACTAATTCTCGGAGTAAGTTAAGTAATTCTAGGAGTGAGTAAACTAGTCCTAGGAgtgactaaagtaatcctaggagttGGTAAAGTtgtcctaggagtgagtaaagtaatcctaggattgAGAAAACTAGTCCTAAGAGTGAGTAAACTAGTCCTCAGAGTGAGTTAAGTAATTCTAGTAATAAGTAAACTAGTCCTAGAGgtgagtaaagtaaccctaagAGTGAGTAAAGTtgtcctaggagtgagtaaagtaatcctaggaacgagtaaactAGTCCTAGGAGGGAGGaaagtagtcctaggagtgagtaaactagtcctaggagtgagtaaagtaatcccagtgTTTGAGTAAACTAGCCCAAGGATTGAGAAAACtagtcctaggagtgagtgaAATAATCCTAGAGTGAGTAATCTAGTCCCAAGAGTGAGTAAACTAGTTCTCGGAGTAagttaagtaatcctaggaatgagtaaactaGTCCTATgtgtgagtaaagtaatcctaggagtgagtaaactagtcctaggaatgagtaaaataatgcTAGGagtaagtaaagtagtcctaggaatgagcgAATTAGTCCTAGGAGTGACTAAAGTAACCCTATGAGTCAGTAAACTAGTCCTACAAGACTAATGAGTAAGTAAACTAGTCCTAGGAgtgactaaagtaatcctaggagttGGTAAAGTtgtcctaggagtgagtaaagtaatcctaggattgAGAACACTAGTCCTaagagtgagtaaagtaatcctaggagtgagtaaactagtcctaggagtgagtaaagtaatcctaggagtgagtaaactAGTCCTAGGGGTGAGTAATCTagtcctaggaaagagtaaagtaatcccagtgTTTGAGTAAACTAGGCCAAGGATAGAGAAAACtagtcctaggagtgagtgaAATAATCCTAGAGTGAGTAATCTAGTCCCAAGAGTGAGTAAACTAATTCTCAGAGTGAGTAAACtagtcctaggagtgagtaaagtaatcccagtgTTTGAGTAAACTAGCCCAAGGATTGAGAAAACtagtcctaggagtgagtgaAATAATCCTAGAGTGAGTAATCTAGTCCCAAGAGTGAGTAAACTAGTTCTCGGAGTAagttaagtaatcctaggaatgagtaaactaGTCCTATgtgtgagtaaagtaatcctaggagtgagtaaactagtcctaggagtgagtaaagtaattctaggagtgagtaaagtaatcctaggagtgagtaaactagtcctaggagtgagtaatctagtcctaggaaagagtaaagtaatccgaGGAGTATGTAagcctaggagtgagtaaagtaatcctagaccCTGGTCACTAGTGAGTTGTTAGACAGCGAATTGACTTTGGGACCTGTTTTTAAATGCTTCAGGCTCTGACAACGGCGCCTCCATGTGGATGCAATGTCCAGATGATGAAAACCATTTCACACAGGTCTATACCTCAAGGATCCCATGTGCTTTAAGGGGACACTCTTGAGGGTTCAGGGACCAcatgttgggaaccactgatctaactTTAACTTGGATTTGTTTCTGCAGGTTGAATCAACTGAGGAGAAGAAAAACCACACCATCCACCCTGAATGTTTAACGTGGTCGTTGTCAGTTAGAAGGAGTTGCTGTGAAAATGGATCCAGATGCTTCAGACAACGGAGGAGATTCTGTCTGAGTCTGTTTGGTTCTGAGCAGAACATGGGTGGTCCTGGGAGGTGTCAGAGGAGGATCCCTCCTGAGGGAAACGTGGCTCATTGCCACAGCAGAAGCTAGTTTAAGTGATGACGACCCAGGTGATGCTGCTGGTAGAAACCTCCTGAGAAACTCCATCCAGCTCCATCATCACGAGAAGCAGAGGAGATCCGCGAACTTGGTGTGATGACGTGCACCAGCAGGGTAATTAAATCTGATAAATGAGAGATGAAATCTGGACACGTGAATATGTGGAACATCTGCGGTCTGGCAGCTGGAGGAGTAAATGCTGCTTCATGAAGCACTTCTGTAAATAATAAAGCCTCATTTCTGGAAACAGCAGCTTTCtccatttttaggtttaatTAACATGTGTTGTGAATAAACGTTCATTCTGAATTTTACGTGTAAAGTCAAGAAACTCCAGATAATCAGAACATTAAACTTCCTGCTGATCTGGATCTAGAtcctggatctggatctggttctgaatGTAAACAGGAGTGGTGGCCTGCTGGGATCTGTTGGAGAAGACATCTTtattccagcagcagagaagaagaatcATCCACTGGATGGATGATTTACACCTCGATTCTGGTCATGATTTACTGGTGGTTCCTGGAGGTTGGActcctctctgtggaaccagctcccggtctggcttcaggtatcagatcccctctctaccttcagatcttcttctaactttccttcctgataaatcttatagcaaGTCTGGCTCGGTGACCCTGATCCAGCGTTTGGGGGACGTCCCacgatgcactgggctcctctctgctctttgtactctccatgtagaaacatctgacgTTGTTGGcattactttgtgtttttcttcttctttctcagcaggaatccctggatccgagttctgctgctggttgaccctctttcctgtccccTCCACCCCAACCGGTCCAGGAAGATGcccgtccttcctggttctggtcctgatggccGTTTGTTTAACTCTAaaccaggatggaggattgaactGAACTAAATTAACACagtcatgaaaacaaaaagtcatgtcactttttttccattattgaGCATCTTCATCAACTCTAaagtcatcttcatcacctTCCGTCTTCATCCATGTAGAGCCTGGATGTGACGGAGGTGTTAAACTGGCCGAGTTCAttcacagtcacacacacacacaccaagagCTTCTTCACACACTGTCCCTGACAGATAGATGATGCATATCACGTGCTGCCGCCGTGCACACTGTTGCCGTGCACACTGTTGCCGTGCACAAGTCATCATATAATAGAAAAGGCAGTTTAGAATTGTTGGAGcctaaaaaaaatggctttattTGACTTTATAAATGAGTCTAAGAAAACCTTCCACAGTTATGTCTTCTTATCTCTCACTGCTGGAGGCTTAACTTTTTATTCCTGAGGTTGTACCAGGTCATGTCCTCTCATACCAGGACACGTCCTCTCATACCAGGACACGTCCTCTCATACCAGGACACGTCCTCTCTTACTGGGACACAGACTTCTTACAGAGGCCTGGCGATGGCTTTGCTCCAAGACTTCCAAAGTGGTACGATGTCTGCCCGACACTGAATGTTTCTGATGAGTTGTGGTCCAGATACAGATTTTCTAGCTTTTCTTCCATGAAATGAGCAGATGTAACCTGTCAGGAGACAGGTTGTTAGTTCATTACGAAGCCCATCATGTCATCACAACGAAGAAAACCAGTAGAAGTTTCTCACTCTTCGCTGTTCCTGTTGGATGAGAAAGAGGCGGTTATGTGTTTGATTTCTCATCAGTTGGTGATTAACTGGAATTCTGTGGATGTTCATTACAGAATATTAATATAGTCTTAAATAACTGATTCAGGTTGTGTCGTGTGTGAGGATTCTTTAATGTAGAGGTTTAAATGACCTCTGTTGTCACTTAATTAGTAGCTTTAAAGTTCGTTAGGCAGCTTGATCCTCAGCTTTCTTCATCCACCGCTCCATCATGCTGACATCTGCTTGATCAGGAACTAATGTTCTGCTGGTGTTTCTGTGCAGCATGTCACACACAGCACGACTCTGCTGGCTCTGCATTGGCCATGATGCTGAGgtcgtgtgtgtgtctgttggaGGAGTGTGACATGTTAAATGTTGACATGTGGTTTGGCTGGGTTTTGCTGCCATATGGAGACTGATTATCACACAGACTGCTGGTGGCAAAGCAGCGTGATGTGTTGTGGGTCATACTTGAAGCATAACAAGGTTTAGATATGGAGCACATTTCATAGAACAATAAGTCACATGGACTTAGACTACTAAAGAAAACATATCCCATTCTGTTTTTCACAAGCTGGCCCAGTTTCCTGAGCTCCTAGTGAAACATCTCTGACATATTTTGGTTGAGTAATTTTTCAGCTGTGTTTCTACAGCTCTATTCATAGCAGCTGGGTTTCATAGCTGCAGTCATCCCCCTGAGGGTGGAGCTAAAGGTGGCCAGGGTGGGGCTGGCCAATGCTcaaatctgattggacacccAAGGTGCCACCTCAGATGATTGACAGAAACCTCTTCCCAGACCTGCATAGATCACCAGTTCCACCACAACAGTTTGAAGTAAATATTAAAGTATTTCTCGTTATTTAACCTTAAAGAATATTGACAcctggctgcacatttctagaagagatttaGTTCCTGTGCAGGTACAACTACTGACTGTTAACCTGTTAACCTTAAGCAacatagcagtgctaatctagtgctagcattagattagttttaagCTAATGTGAGGAAACCAAGTCCTATTTAGTTTTgagtgagtgtatttagggactgATCCCtcaggatcaataaagtttctatctgtctatctttctatctgtctgtctgtctgtctgtctagctATCATACCGGGACTCAGACCTCTCATACCGGGACTCAGACCTCTCATACTGGGACTCAGACCTCTCATACCAGGACACATCCTTTTATAACGGGACCAGGGACACAGAGATTTTTGTTGGGGGTGGCCATATGGTGGCCAGAGAAAATAGCAGGGTGGCCAAAGGTTATTAAGTCAATGATGCATAACTACAAACATCCATGTAGtctgtggacaaaaacatgaatTGGGTCAGTTTGAGCTTATGTCACATAAAAACGCCTGATCAGACGTGTTcctagaaaaagactaaatgaaattATCTGCCATTATCTAGGGTAGGCTGTATTCATGATTACAGCCTtgtttgtgtgggtgggggaccAAATTCAGCTAGGGGGTCTGGGGGCATGCCCCcccagaatttttttttagcaaatgcATTAATTGGGTGCACTCAAAGCAAAATCTCAATACTTTGCCCCTCGTtctacaaaaccaaaaacagaaatgtaactTCAGGGGCCTTAAAAACTGGATTAGCCgtcattattataaaaatatgatGACGGGACCTTCTTTCAGAACTAATCTGCTAAACATCAATTCTACCACCAGGAAAACATCATCCTCACCTGCTGGTCCATGAGCAAGTCCACTACCTGGAGGCCTGGGCTGGTTGGGATCCAGCTGTTCTGAGCCCTCTACTGTAAAAGATATTGATCATCATAAACAGAGCCTGCTGTTTCTATAAGATGATTTAGTCTCTGAGTGTTACTACAGCCCCCAGATTACAACATCAGGATAacatttttactatttctatTCATCCCCAGAGGAGAAATTCTTGTCAACACAGCACCACACTCTCAATATTATAAGCTAAAGCTGgagtaataaacaaataacagttaTGGAAGAAGCACAAGGACGGTAATATTACACTACCTATCATACCGGGACATGTCCGCTCATACTGGGACACACACCTCTCATACCAAGACACCGGGACAAAGACCTCTCATTCCGGGACTCGTCCTTTCATACTGGGACAGTATgttcagacagaaaatgtttccaGTTTCCACGGTGAGGTGTTGGTGCTTCACCACGTAACGAACACTGGGTGTCTGATAAAGATGGTCATGATCAGAAATAAATGGATGTACCCAGAATAACAGGAtgaacaacaacagcaaataaatagaGGACAAATCTCAAGGAAATCAAAGATAAATGATAGCTGTCCACACGAGATAAATTAATCAGGACATCCTGGTTAAACTTAGGAATAATTTATATCACAATCTTTAAATATGTTGTGGTATACTGAGTAATCATCCTGCAGTTCGGTCGCCACGCCAGTAGAGGGCTACCGTGCTCATGTTACCTGGAGGTTTACAGAGAGTAAGAAACCTGAGACTACGAAAGAATGAGGGTTGTTTAGTAAGAGGTTGTACTAGTGACAGACCGTGTTcaataaacaaaagacaaagacattcctGAGTGGACTCCATGATTTAATAGTGATCCCAAGTTATCACATATTGGCGACGAGGATACTGGAGGAGCGCTGGGTTGGAGCTTGACGGGAGACGGCAAGAcgaacgaaaaaaaaaaaaaaaggaaaagaaaaggcgGACGTCGGACCACACCGAGAGCACAtgcaaagagaaaatgaatgtgACGGTAGGAAATCTGTCGGCATTCGATTCCAAGGAGCAGACTTGGGAGGAGTACTGCGAAATTCTGGATCAGTTTTTCGAAGCTAATGATATTGACGACGGAGGCAAGCAGAGAGCTGTCCTCATTAGCGTTGTAGGCCCAGCCACATACAAGCTCATAAGGAACCTCGTGAGTCCGGATAAGCCTAGCACGAAAACCTATAGCCAGATAGTAGCTATAATGAAGGACCACTTCAATCCTAAACCAAGCGAGATCGTGCAGAGATACAAGTTCGATTCTCGCTCCCGTCAGCCCAATGAAACCGTGAGTGCATATGTAGCCGAGTTGAGACGACTAGCTCAAGATTGTAACTTCGGCGCCACACTGGAGCAAATGTTAAGAGATCGCCTAGTGTGCGGCATCAATGATGATAGGATTCAGCGACGTTTATTGTCAGAATCTGACTTGACATTCGAGAAGGCTTTCCAGATTGCCGTGGCAGCCGAAGCAGCCACTAAGAACGTACAGGACCTGCAGACTAGGACGCAGTATTCATGTAACAGCGTGTCATTGAAGGGACAAGAGAAAAAGGGAAATTGGAGAAACAAAGAATGTTACAGGTGCAACGGAAAACAACACAATGCTGTCGAGTGCAAGTTTAAAGAAGCAAAGTGTCACGCCTGCGGCAAGGTCGGGCACATCGCTAGGGCTTgtaggaataaaaataaaaggagcTTCCGAACAGATGAAAGGAAACCAAGAAAAGTCGAACGACCAAGGCGTCCACAGGAAGCACATAAGGTATGTGAGAAGCAAGGTGATGAAAGTTCATCAGAGCAAGAGGAAGCCTTCACCTTAGCTTGCATTAAAACAGAAACCTCAGTTAAGAGAACTAAGCCATTTGAAGTTAAAATGGAGGTGAACAAGAAGAAAGTAAACTTCGAAATTGACACTGGATGTAGTGTGAGTGTCATGAATGAGACCAAGTTTAAGGGAATGTGGAAAGAGCACAAGCGTCCACAGCTAAGAGGAACCAAGATTACCCTGAGATCATATACAGGAGAAGAGATGAAAGTGGTAGGAGTAGCAGATGTGGAAGTGACTTATGCCCAGCAAGTGAAAATATTGCCCCTGGTCGTGGTGAAGGGTACTGGACCTAGCTTGCTAGGAAGAGCATGGCTGAAAACGCTGAAACTTAAGTGGGATGAGATAAAATATGCAAGGACTGAGACACAAGGGTTGCAGCAGGTACTGTCAAAAcatgaagatgtttttaaagaagAGTTAGGCATGTTGCAAGGCATGAAAGCATCAATTCGAGTGTCACCTGAAGCCCGTCCAAAGTTCTACAGACCCCGTTCAGTTCCGTATGCCATGAGAGCTAAGGTTGACGTGGAGTTAGAGAGACTGCAGAGACAAGGCATCATATCACCTGTTAAGTATGCAGAGTGGGCAGCGCCCATCGTGCCAGTTTTGAAGCCGGATGGTGATGTCAGGGTCTGTGGCGATTTCAAACTAACAGTCAACAGCGCCTCCTCTCTGGAGCAGTACCCCATCCCACGAGTGGAAGATTTATTCCATATACTGGCAGGAGGGAAACAGTTCTCCAAATTAGATTTAAGTCATGCTTATCAGCAGATTGTGATGGACGAGGAGTCCAAGAGATACTTAACAGTCAATACACATCGCGGCCTATTCACCTACAATAGGCTCCCCTTTGGAGTGTCATCGGCCCCAGCCATTTTTCAGAGGACCATGGAAAGCTTGCTACAGGGCCTGCCTGGAGTAGCGGTGTATTTAGATGACATATTAGTGACTGGAAAAGAGGAAGCTGAGCACCTGAGCACGCTGGACGAGGTGCTGAGGAGGCTGAAAGAAGCTGGTCTGCGACTTCGCAGACGCAAGTGTGCATTCCTGAGAAACGAGGTGGAGTACTTAGGTCACATGATCAATGCGGAAGGCCTGCACCCAGTACAAAGTAAGGTGACAGCCATTGAAGAGGCTCCACGGCCCACTAATGTGACCGAATTGAAAGCCTACCTCGGTCTACTGAACTACTATAACAAGTTTCTCCCTAACTTAGCCACACACTTAGCTCCACTCCATCAGTTGCTAAGAAAAGAGTCCCAGTGGACATGGAACAAAGAGCAAGAAGATGCCTTCAGTTTGTCCAAACAAATGCTGAAATCAACCAAAGTCCTGAGTCACTACTCTGCAGACAAAGAGTTGGTCCTGGCATGCGATGCCTCACCCTACGGAGTAGGTGCTGTATTGTCCCATGTCATGGAAGATGGCAGCGAGAAACCATTAGGTTTTATGTCACGCACGCTGACACCAGCTGAGAAGCGATATTCACAACTCGACAAAGAAGGCTTAGCCATCATGTTTGGAATTAAGCGGTTCCATAAGTACATCTACGGACGGATGTTTACAATCAGCACTGACCACAAACCGCTGATATCACTTTTCCATGAGAAGAAGCCCGTTCCTCAGATGGGTTCACCGAGAGTACAGCGTTGGGCAGTCCTGCTTCGAGCGTACGAATACAAAATAATGTAC includes the following:
- the LOC121628225 gene encoding uncharacterized protein K02A2.6-like → MNVTVGNLSAFDSKEQTWEEYCEILDQFFEANDIDDGGKQRAVLISVVGPATYKLIRNLVSPDKPSTKTYSQIVAIMKDHFNPKPSEIVQRYKFDSRSRQPNETVSAYVAELRRLAQDCNFGATLEQMLRDRLVCGINDDRIQRRLLSESDLTFEKAFQIAVAAEAATKNVQDLQTRTQYSCNSVSLKGQEKKGNWRNKECYRCNGKQHNAVECKFKEAKCHACGKVGHIARACRNKNKRSFRTDERKPRKVERPRRPQEAHKVCEKQGDESSSEQEEAFTLACIKTETSVKRTKPFEVKMEVNKKKVNFEIDTGCSVSVMNETKFKGMWKEHKRPQLRGTKITLRSYTGEEMKVVGVADVEVTYAQQVKILPLVVVKGTGPSLLGRAWLKTLKLKWDEIKYARTETQGLQQVLSKHEDVFKEELGMLQGMKASIRVSPEARPKFYRPRSVPYAMRAKVDVELERLQRQGIISPVKYAEWAAPIVPVLKPDGDVRVCGDFKLTVNSASSLEQYPIPRVEDLFHILAGGKQFSKLDLSHAYQQIVMDEESKRYLTVNTHRGLFTYNRLPFGVSSAPAIFQRTMESLLQGLPGVAVYLDDILVTGKEEAEHLSTLDEVLRRLKEAGLRLRRRKCAFLRNEVEYLGHMINAEGLHPVQSKVTAIEEAPRPTNVTELKAYLGLLNYYNKFLPNLATHLAPLHQLLRKESQWTWNKEQEDAFSLSKQMLKSTKVLSHYSADKELVLACDASPYGVGAVLSHVMEDGSEKPLGFMSRTLTPAEKRYSQLDKEGLAIMFGIKRFHKYIYGRMFTISTDHKPLISLFHEKKPVPQMGSPRVQRWAVLLRAYEYKIMYKPGKEHANADALSRLPLPHTEEEDDADHVLMLDVMEDPPITTAQVKQWTAKDVALSKVLLWCLKGWPKEVDAEFKPFSQRRLELSVTDGCVLWGARVVVPKRGRSVILKQLHNTHPGISRMKGLARSHVWWPGMDSDIEKEVQSCHTCQQNSKSPAGAPLHPWEWPETPWSRLHIDYAGPYLGKMFLIIVDAHSKWIDAYLTNSATSQVTIEKLRQCFSTHGLPQTIVSDNGTCFTSQEFKTFLKQNGIQHKTSAPFHPASNGLAERAVQTFKQGITKTNGDTLETKIARFLFNYRITPQSTTGLSPAEMLMSRRLRSTLDLLLPDVKSKIRKKQLKQKEHQDTHTKWRSFASGDEVYVRNYSHGPRWIPAVIDEHTGPVSYTVQTGDGRVMRRHVDQVRKRHASGSNVSSPEGRGEPDSLQLPRQPGEVEPADSGIPAAVREEVIEQPEGPAQVHPPAEHLPESGAEPSRGLRRSERTRQTPAYLKDFVR